In Reichenbachiella agarivorans, one genomic interval encodes:
- a CDS encoding pyridoxamine 5'-phosphate oxidase family protein, giving the protein MGKRLECLTTELKEFIKDQKIFFVATAMKEGKVNVSPKGMDSFRVLSDNKVIWLNLTGSGNETATHLLESDRMTIMFCAFEGKPLILRLYGHAKVFHPRDVKYEKCLSMFPAIMGSRQIIEMDIDMVQTSCGMAVPFMDYKEDRNELKVYWEKQGDERIKKYWHDKNTVSIDGHETSIFE; this is encoded by the coding sequence ATGGGAAAGCGACTAGAATGTCTAACGACGGAGCTGAAAGAATTCATCAAGGATCAAAAAATTTTCTTTGTCGCTACGGCAATGAAGGAAGGTAAGGTAAATGTATCTCCAAAAGGTATGGACTCCTTTCGTGTATTATCAGACAACAAAGTCATTTGGCTCAACCTGACTGGAAGCGGTAACGAAACCGCCACTCATCTGCTCGAAAGCGACCGAATGACAATCATGTTTTGTGCATTTGAGGGAAAACCTTTAATCCTCAGGCTGTACGGGCATGCAAAAGTTTTTCATCCAAGAGACGTAAAGTATGAGAAGTGCTTGAGTATGTTTCCTGCGATTATGGGGTCTCGGCAAATCATCGAAATGGACATAGATATGGTACAAACATCCTGTGGAATGGCTGTGCCATTCATGGATTACAAGGAGGATCGCAATGAGTTGAAGGTCTATTGGGAGAAACAGGGAGACGAGCGTATCAAAAAATACTGGCACGATAAGAATACCGTGAGTATTGATGGGCATGAAACCAGCATATTCGAATAG